The Acidobacteriota bacterium genome includes the window CCACTGCCAGGAAACGGCCGTCAGCCCCCACCACCGCCTCCTGCGGAAGGCCCAGATCGGGGAGCCGGTGCGCGTCCACGAGAACGTAGTCCGGCGGCGGGTCGAGCCGCCGGACAGCCTCCGCCTTCGCCCGCAGCGCCGCCGCGTACGGCCCGATCGCGTCCACCTCCTCCGGCGGAACCTCGACGAGGCTCCAGGCGAGAGCGCAATTTCGCACGCGCTCCGCCCAGTACTCCCTCTGGGGCGCCGTCAGCCGCTTCGAATCGTCGACCCCCGGGAGCCGGGCTCGCGGCGGTAGGATCACGGCGGCCGCCACCAGCGGGCCGGCGAGCGGGCCCACACCGGCCTCGTCGGTGCCCGCGA containing:
- a CDS encoding ribonuclease HII — encoded protein: AGTDEAGVGPLAGPLVAAAVILPPRARLPGVDDSKRLTAPQREYWAERVRNCALAWSLVEVPPEEVDAIGPYAAALRAKAEAVRRLDPPPDYVLVDAHRLPDLGLPQEAVVGADGRFLAVAAASLLAKTHRDSLMLRLDRRYPGYGFARNKGYGTADHLAALGRLGPCPAHRRRYAPVRQALGLQPRLPV